A single window of Luteipulveratus halotolerans DNA harbors:
- a CDS encoding ImmA/IrrE family metallo-endopeptidase, which produces MLEEWAAGKEPTLKQVEKFARDTHTPLGLLFLPEPPEEQVPIPDLRTIGNAAVAQPSADMLDTIYICQDRQDWYRGYAVEHGYAPRDFVGSATTDDTPALVADRIRTLLNFDVADRAVFRNWEDALRRLIDLIEDTGVLVMVSGIVGSNTHRVLRPEEFRGFALADPVAPLIFVNGSDTKAAQIFTMIHELAHIWLGESALSDAAMTARHGRAAELWCNEVAADVLVPQAVLRDDYSGEPTEAELDRLARRYRVSTLVVLKQLFAARMLSWGSFEQRYGEELERVIGLLAARRGDAQGGNYYYTQPLRLSRQFARALVASTFEGSTGYRDAYRLLGTKKHETFRNLADDLGVA; this is translated from the coding sequence ATGCTTGAGGAGTGGGCCGCTGGCAAGGAGCCCACGCTCAAGCAAGTCGAGAAGTTCGCTCGCGACACGCACACTCCGCTCGGGCTGCTGTTCCTGCCGGAGCCGCCGGAGGAACAGGTACCGATTCCGGACCTGCGCACGATCGGGAACGCTGCGGTCGCCCAGCCCTCCGCCGACATGCTCGACACGATCTACATCTGCCAGGATCGCCAGGATTGGTATCGCGGCTACGCGGTGGAGCACGGCTACGCCCCACGTGATTTCGTGGGGTCTGCGACGACAGACGACACGCCCGCACTGGTGGCCGATCGCATCCGGACGTTGTTGAACTTCGACGTTGCCGACCGGGCCGTGTTCAGGAACTGGGAAGACGCACTGCGTCGCCTTATCGACCTCATCGAAGACACCGGCGTGCTGGTGATGGTGAGCGGCATCGTCGGATCGAACACGCATCGTGTTCTGCGGCCTGAGGAATTCCGAGGGTTTGCTCTCGCCGATCCCGTCGCGCCACTGATCTTCGTCAACGGATCCGACACGAAGGCTGCCCAGATCTTCACCATGATCCACGAACTAGCCCACATCTGGCTCGGCGAGAGTGCCCTGTCTGACGCTGCGATGACAGCTCGTCACGGTCGCGCGGCAGAGCTGTGGTGCAACGAGGTCGCGGCCGACGTGCTCGTCCCACAAGCGGTCCTGCGTGATGACTACTCCGGTGAGCCGACCGAGGCCGAGCTCGACCGGCTTGCCAGACGGTACCGCGTCAGCACCCTGGTGGTCCTCAAGCAGCTGTTCGCCGCTCGGATGCTGTCGTGGGGCAGCTTCGAGCAGCGTTACGGAGAGGAGCTCGAGCGCGTGATCGGCCTCCTGGCGGCCCGCCGTGGCGACGCTCAAGGTGGCAACTACTACTACACCCAACCGTTGCGGCTGAGTCGCCAGTTCGCGCGTGCTCTCGTGGCGAGCACGTTCGAGGGAAGCACCGGATATCGAGACGCTTACCGCTTGCTAGGCACCAAGAAGCATGAGACGTTCCGCAACCTCGCGGACGACCTCGGGGTCGCCTGA
- a CDS encoding ISL3 family transposase — MFKATADVDPATTLFNLPGYRVLSVTRDAGGTRQVLIEAGVVEAACPGCGVLTSRVHQRTVQRVRDVPFDGPVEVLWSKRRWRCAERLCPRTTFTEHTEQVPPRARLTTRLKERLVAALSGEVRAVDRVGAEYGVTWPTVMRQLTAAHAARAAAEQFRPRPVASLGIDEHRFRTVRWFRDEAGAWKRIEPWMTTFTDLATGQVLGVVDGRDSAAVKTWLRTRPRWWRHRVRTVAIDPSAAFRSAVRSWLPKARVAVDHFHLVKLANDALTKVRRRVSWDRHERRGRGTDLAWAHRLLLLRGYDTLSNRARERLNAVLAQDDPAQEISAAWGVKEQLRRVLAASSIADASAERATFNQYVSWAAMPETTRLKKTIDTWWAAIKVFIQTRATNARTEAANVTIKNIKRAGRGYRSHTNYQCRIMLYNAARSAA; from the coding sequence GTGTTCAAGGCTACGGCCGATGTCGATCCGGCGACGACGTTGTTCAATCTCCCGGGGTACCGGGTGCTGTCAGTGACTCGCGATGCGGGCGGGACTCGGCAGGTGCTGATCGAGGCTGGCGTGGTCGAGGCAGCGTGCCCGGGTTGCGGGGTGCTTACCTCGCGGGTGCATCAGCGGACGGTGCAGCGGGTGCGGGATGTGCCGTTCGACGGGCCGGTCGAGGTGCTGTGGTCCAAGAGGCGGTGGCGTTGCGCCGAGCGGTTGTGCCCACGGACGACGTTCACGGAGCATACCGAGCAGGTGCCGCCGCGGGCGCGGCTGACGACACGGCTGAAGGAACGGCTGGTGGCGGCGCTGTCCGGTGAGGTCCGGGCGGTGGACCGGGTCGGCGCCGAGTACGGGGTGACCTGGCCGACCGTGATGCGGCAGCTGACCGCGGCCCATGCTGCCCGGGCCGCGGCCGAGCAGTTCCGGCCCCGACCGGTGGCCTCGTTGGGGATCGATGAGCACCGGTTCCGCACGGTGCGCTGGTTCCGCGATGAGGCCGGTGCCTGGAAGCGGATCGAGCCGTGGATGACCACGTTCACCGACCTGGCCACCGGGCAGGTCCTGGGCGTGGTCGATGGCCGCGACAGCGCAGCAGTCAAGACGTGGTTGCGGACTCGGCCGCGATGGTGGCGTCACCGTGTGCGGACGGTCGCGATTGACCCGTCCGCGGCGTTCCGGTCTGCCGTACGGTCCTGGTTGCCCAAGGCCAGGGTCGCCGTGGACCACTTCCACCTGGTCAAGCTCGCCAATGACGCCCTGACCAAGGTGCGGCGGCGGGTGTCCTGGGACCGGCACGAGCGCCGCGGTCGAGGCACCGACCTGGCCTGGGCGCACCGCCTGCTGCTCCTACGCGGCTACGACACCCTCTCCAACCGTGCCCGGGAGCGGCTGAACGCCGTTCTGGCACAGGATGATCCGGCCCAGGAGATCAGCGCCGCGTGGGGTGTGAAGGAACAGCTGCGCCGTGTGCTGGCGGCCAGCAGCATCGCCGACGCCAGCGCCGAGCGGGCCACGTTCAACCAGTACGTGTCCTGGGCCGCGATGCCCGAGACGACCCGGCTGAAGAAGACCATCGACACCTGGTGGGCCGCGATCAAGGTGTTCATCCAGACCCGTGCGACCAACGCTCGCACCGAAGCCGCGAACGTCACAATCAAGAACATCAAGCGAGCAGGTCGCGGATACCGCTCACACACGAACTACCAGTGCCGCATCATGCTCTACAACGCCGCCCGAAGCGCGGCATGA
- a CDS encoding ABC transporter substrate-binding protein: MTLRRTRVVAAGLGVSLLAACSAGSSSSGTSGGSTGGGGASGATGATDNKVTIGLVAEPASLDFTTNDGAAIPQAELGNIYETLVKQDQDGTIVPGLATKWTVSPDRKTYTFDLPAAATFSTGAKVTADDVVQSITDVKTKWTIGLKAKMDPVASATAVSPTQVKVTLKQPSNSWLFDMTTRVGAVFPKAGGNLATTPVGSGPYTFTTWKRGDSIVLTRNEKYWGAKPHFKTVTLKYFKDPTALNNALLSGTIDVISTVQAPEALSQFPTSKYQVIEGTTNGEVVLSMNSARAPFNDKRVRQAVRHGIDHQGLLDTCWAGKGKLIGSMVPPTDPWYEDLTKVTPYDQAKAKNLLKESGKVGTTIRLRLPSLPYATACGTVVKSMLEQVGFKVQLDTLEFPAAWLTTVFKNADYDMSMVSHVEPRDLPTVFGDPTYYTRYSNPALKPLLTAADTGTEADQTANMKKAARLLADDAAADFLFLLPNLMVADKDITGLPKNAITEGFDLAALSRS; the protein is encoded by the coding sequence ATGACCCTTCGTCGTACTCGAGTCGTGGCCGCGGGCCTGGGCGTGAGTCTGCTGGCAGCGTGCTCGGCGGGTTCGAGCTCATCGGGAACCAGCGGCGGGTCGACGGGCGGAGGCGGCGCGTCGGGCGCGACCGGTGCCACCGACAACAAGGTCACCATCGGGCTGGTCGCCGAGCCCGCGAGCCTCGACTTCACCACCAACGACGGTGCCGCGATCCCGCAGGCGGAGCTGGGCAACATCTACGAGACGCTGGTCAAGCAGGACCAGGACGGCACGATCGTCCCCGGCCTCGCGACCAAGTGGACGGTCAGCCCCGACCGCAAGACCTACACGTTCGACCTGCCGGCCGCGGCGACGTTCAGCACGGGCGCCAAGGTCACCGCCGACGACGTGGTGCAGTCGATCACCGACGTCAAGACGAAGTGGACGATCGGGCTCAAGGCCAAGATGGACCCCGTCGCCTCGGCCACGGCGGTGAGCCCGACCCAGGTCAAGGTCACGCTCAAGCAGCCGAGCAACAGCTGGCTGTTCGACATGACCACCCGTGTCGGGGCGGTGTTCCCCAAGGCCGGCGGCAACCTCGCGACCACGCCGGTCGGTTCGGGCCCCTACACGTTCACGACGTGGAAGCGCGGCGACTCGATCGTGCTGACCCGCAACGAGAAGTACTGGGGCGCCAAGCCGCACTTCAAGACCGTCACGCTGAAGTACTTCAAGGACCCGACCGCTCTCAACAACGCCCTGCTGTCCGGCACGATCGACGTCATCAGCACGGTGCAGGCGCCGGAGGCCCTGTCGCAGTTCCCCACGAGCAAATATCAGGTCATCGAGGGCACCACCAACGGTGAGGTCGTCCTGTCGATGAACAGCGCGCGAGCACCGTTCAACGACAAGCGAGTTCGCCAGGCCGTGCGTCATGGCATCGACCACCAGGGGCTGCTCGACACGTGCTGGGCCGGCAAGGGCAAGCTCATCGGGTCGATGGTGCCGCCCACCGACCCGTGGTACGAGGACCTCACCAAGGTCACGCCCTACGACCAGGCCAAGGCCAAGAACCTGCTCAAGGAGTCGGGCAAGGTCGGTACGACGATCCGCCTGCGCCTCCCGAGCCTGCCCTACGCCACGGCGTGCGGCACTGTCGTCAAGAGCATGCTCGAGCAGGTCGGGTTCAAGGTCCAGCTCGACACCCTGGAGTTCCCAGCGGCCTGGCTGACGACGGTGTTCAAGAACGCCGACTACGACATGTCGATGGTCAGCCACGTCGAACCCCGGGATCTGCCAACGGTTTTCGGCGACCCCACGTACTACACCCGCTACAGCAACCCGGCGCTCAAGCCGTTGCTGACCGCGGCTGACACCGGCACCGAGGCCGACCAGACCGCCAACATGAAGAAGGCCGCGCGCCTCCTGGCCGACGACGCCGCAGCCGACTTCCTGTTCCTGCTGCCCAACCTGATGGTCGCCGACAAGGACATCACCGGCCTGCCCAAGAACGCCATCACCGAGGGCTTCGACCTGGCCGCGCTCAGCCGCTCATGA
- a CDS encoding ImmA/IrrE family metallo-endopeptidase: protein MWGRGDEPLPNLVQLSEAHGVRVLSLPSGADAVDAFSLWNDERPYVLLSTAKSAERSRFDLAHELGHLVMHSRVAVGADPRALEREADEFASALLMPREALAAHAGREPAVPEILRLRSHYRVSAMAMTRRLHDIGRLTDWAYRQDCVHLAQRGFRSGEPGGMARERSRVFDVVFPALDRAGTVVDACRALGITLRELHGLTLGQVAVAVDGIGQSALPATPNLRLVT, encoded by the coding sequence ATGTGGGGCCGTGGCGACGAGCCGCTGCCCAACCTCGTCCAGCTGAGCGAGGCGCACGGCGTACGCGTCCTGAGCCTGCCGTCGGGTGCCGACGCGGTCGACGCGTTCAGCCTGTGGAACGACGAGCGGCCCTACGTCTTGCTGTCGACGGCCAAGTCTGCCGAGCGGTCCAGGTTCGACCTGGCGCACGAGCTCGGACACTTGGTCATGCACTCGCGCGTGGCGGTCGGCGCCGATCCGCGAGCGCTGGAACGTGAGGCCGATGAGTTCGCGTCCGCGCTGCTGATGCCGCGCGAAGCTCTGGCGGCGCACGCCGGTCGTGAGCCGGCGGTCCCGGAGATCTTGCGGCTCCGCTCGCACTATCGCGTGTCCGCGATGGCGATGACGCGACGGCTGCACGACATCGGCCGGCTCACCGACTGGGCGTACAGACAAGACTGCGTCCATCTCGCGCAGCGCGGCTTTCGCTCCGGCGAACCCGGAGGCATGGCACGCGAGCGGTCGCGGGTGTTCGATGTGGTCTTTCCCGCGCTTGACCGCGCTGGGACAGTTGTGGATGCGTGCCGTGCGCTCGGCATCACGCTGCGTGAGCTGCACGGGCTCACGCTCGGGCAGGTGGCCGTCGCGGTCGATGGGATCGGTCAGTCCGCACTGCCGGCGACGCCCAACCTCCGACTCGTCACGTGA
- a CDS encoding DUF4411 family protein: MYLLDTNVLVEAKNRYYAFDIVPGFWAWLDRAHQQGLACSIEAVRDELLAGNDALSDWARAHPAFFRAIDQPTTRHFAPLTLWAGSRTYTPAAIAAFTGNDADYLLVAYAKEHAHILVTHERPAPNSRSRILIPDACIGMDVEFADTFKMLRESGARLDLRP; this comes from the coding sequence ATGTATCTGCTCGACACCAACGTTCTTGTCGAGGCCAAGAACCGTTATTACGCCTTCGATATCGTGCCCGGGTTCTGGGCCTGGCTGGATCGTGCTCACCAGCAGGGCCTTGCCTGCAGTATCGAAGCGGTACGCGACGAGCTCCTCGCCGGCAACGACGCGCTTTCGGACTGGGCGCGGGCTCACCCCGCCTTCTTCCGCGCCATCGATCAGCCGACGACACGGCACTTCGCACCGCTCACCCTGTGGGCAGGCTCGCGTACCTACACGCCGGCTGCGATCGCCGCGTTCACAGGCAACGATGCTGACTACCTGCTCGTGGCCTATGCGAAGGAGCACGCTCACATCCTCGTCACGCACGAGCGGCCTGCCCCGAACTCGAGGTCACGGATTCTCATCCCGGATGCGTGCATCGGGATGGATGTCGAGTTCGCGGACACCTTCAAGATGCTCCGCGAGTCGGGCGCGCGCTTGGACCTGCGACCGTAG
- a CDS encoding ATP-binding cassette domain-containing protein: MTETQPMIRVSDVRRDFRRPRTSLVRPAPVVHALRGVTLDIAAGERFGIVGESGCGKSTLLRIIAGLDRPTSGSVQVDGREISGLREGRLGFLRDQMQLVLQDPMSSLDPRMRVRDIIAEPLVAQGKSHDRARLVSLLESVGLSADALDRYPHQFSGGQRQRISIARALAPEPRILVADEPVSALDVSVRAQVLNLILDVVERLDLTLVFVSHDLSVVRHVCERVAVMQAGEVVELGSTDDVYECPQHPYTQSLVAAIPRLDEALAGRTASDLAAGVRESAAGTPDQIPGTR; this comes from the coding sequence GTGACTGAGACGCAGCCGATGATCCGGGTGAGCGACGTACGCCGTGACTTCCGTCGTCCGCGCACGTCACTCGTGCGCCCCGCCCCGGTCGTGCATGCGCTGCGCGGCGTCACGCTCGACATCGCGGCCGGCGAACGGTTCGGCATCGTCGGCGAGTCCGGCTGCGGCAAGTCGACGCTGCTGCGCATCATCGCCGGCCTCGACCGCCCCACCAGTGGCAGCGTGCAGGTCGACGGACGTGAGATCAGTGGTCTGCGTGAGGGGCGGCTCGGGTTCCTGCGCGACCAGATGCAGCTGGTGCTCCAGGACCCCATGAGCTCACTCGACCCACGCATGCGAGTGCGCGACATCATCGCCGAACCCCTTGTCGCGCAAGGCAAGTCGCACGATCGGGCCCGGCTGGTGTCGCTCCTGGAGTCGGTCGGGCTGTCCGCCGACGCCCTCGACCGCTACCCACACCAGTTCTCCGGCGGACAGCGCCAGCGCATCTCGATCGCCCGGGCGCTGGCGCCCGAGCCGCGCATCCTCGTCGCGGACGAGCCGGTCAGTGCGCTCGACGTGTCGGTGCGGGCGCAGGTGCTCAACCTGATCCTCGACGTCGTCGAACGTCTCGACCTGACACTGGTGTTCGTCTCGCACGACCTGTCCGTCGTACGCCACGTGTGTGAGCGGGTGGCTGTGATGCAGGCCGGAGAGGTCGTCGAGCTCGGGTCGACCGACGACGTGTACGAATGTCCCCAGCACCCCTACACGCAGTCACTCGTAGCCGCGATCCCGAGGCTCGACGAGGCGTTGGCCGGGCGGACCGCCTCCGACCTGGCCGCCGGCGTACGTGAATCGGCCGCCGGCACGCCCGATCAGATCCCCGGCACACGTTGA
- a CDS encoding IS3 family transposase (programmed frameshift), with translation MARPSKYPRELRERAVRMVTESVAAGEYTSEFEAIRTIAARLGIGSPETLRKWVRQAQVDGGTRPGRTTQELEEIRALKKENAELRRANEILKSASGFLRGGARPPTQVLTEFIDTHREEFGVEPICRVLCEHGVKIAPSTYYEARDRAPSARTLRDAQVGELIRSARQQRFVTRFGARKMWLHLRRQGHDVARCTVERVMAANGWQGALRGKQVRTTIADPRDARAADLVQRDFTASAPNRLWVADFTYVATWSGTVYVAFVIDVYSRMIVGWRAATSMSTQLVLDTLEHAIWSRRQHGVDDLTGLVHHTDAGSQYTSFAFTTRLIDAGVDASVGSVGDAYDNAMAESQIGAYKTELIRPDGPWRDVEHVELDTLQWVHWFNHDRPHESIDDLTPIEVESAHYAARNRLIPSG, from the exons ATGGCACGTCCCTCGAAGTACCCGCGTGAGCTGCGGGAGCGTGCGGTCCGGATGGTGACGGAGTCAGTCGCCGCCGGCGAGTACACCAGCGAGTTCGAAGCGATCCGCACGATCGCGGCTCGACTGGGCATCGGGTCTCCCGAGACCCTGCGTAAGTGGGTTCGCCAGGCCCAGGTCGATGGCGGGACCCGACCGGGTCGCACGACCCAGGAGCTGGAGGAGATCCGGGCGTTGAAGAAGGAGAACGCCGAGCTGCGCCGGGCGAACGAGATCTTGAAGTCAGCGTCGG GCTTTCTTCGCGGCGGAGCTCGACCGCCCACCCAGGTACTGACCGAGTTCATCGACACTCATCGTGAGGAGTTCGGGGTCGAGCCGATCTGTCGAGTGCTGTGCGAGCACGGCGTCAAGATCGCCCCGTCGACGTACTACGAGGCCCGCGATCGGGCGCCCTCAGCGCGGACGCTGCGCGATGCGCAGGTCGGCGAGCTGATCCGGTCCGCGCGTCAGCAGCGGTTCGTGACCCGGTTCGGTGCGCGCAAGATGTGGTTGCACCTGCGCAGGCAGGGCCATGACGTGGCCCGGTGCACCGTGGAGCGAGTGATGGCCGCGAACGGCTGGCAGGGCGCACTGCGGGGCAAGCAGGTGCGGACCACCATCGCTGACCCGCGCGATGCCCGAGCGGCGGATCTGGTCCAGCGAGACTTCACCGCCTCGGCCCCGAACCGGCTGTGGGTCGCTGACTTCACCTATGTCGCGACCTGGTCCGGGACCGTCTACGTCGCGTTCGTCATCGACGTCTACTCCCGGATGATCGTCGGCTGGCGCGCGGCCACCAGCATGAGCACCCAGCTGGTGCTGGACACCCTCGAGCACGCGATCTGGTCACGCCGCCAGCACGGCGTGGACGACCTGACCGGGCTGGTGCACCACACCGACGCCGGCAGCCAGTACACCTCTTTCGCCTTCACTACCAGGCTGATTGACGCCGGCGTGGACGCATCAGTGGGTTCGGTGGGCGACGCCTACGACAACGCGATGGCTGAGTCCCAGATCGGCGCGTACAAGACCGAGCTGATCCGTCCCGACGGGCCGTGGCGCGATGTCGAGCACGTCGAGCTCGACACCCTGCAGTGGGTCCACTGGTTCAACCACGACCGACCCCACGAGTCCATCGACGACCTGACACCCATCGAGGTCGAATCAGCCCACTACGCTGCACGAAACCGTCTCATCCCGTCCGGGTAG
- a CDS encoding ABC transporter ATP-binding protein, with translation MTDDVLTATDLSVYAGGTPLVQDVTLTIGRGERVGLIGESGSGKSLTALALMGLLPEGLHAGGSVRLGASDELVGAAERRLAPLRGQQMSMVFQEPMTALNPTMRVGDQVAEAMLLHRTRPDRKAARAAAVELLDDVGLPSPAEAARSYPHQLSGGQRQRVVTAIALANDPALLICDEPTTALDVTVQALVLDLITRGVAARDAAMLFITHDLGVVATVCDRVLVMYGGRIVEAGPVREVFHRPQHRYTAGLLAASDLAVDRDGRLLTIPGSVPQAGAFPAGCVFRSRCAAADSACETLPAWVGADPECGHACVHPVGGEVA, from the coding sequence ATGACCGACGATGTCCTCACCGCCACCGACCTGTCGGTGTACGCCGGTGGCACGCCGCTCGTCCAGGACGTCACCCTCACGATCGGCCGGGGTGAGCGGGTGGGCCTGATCGGCGAGTCGGGTTCGGGCAAGTCGCTGACCGCGCTCGCGCTGATGGGGCTGCTGCCCGAGGGCCTGCACGCCGGCGGGTCGGTGCGGCTCGGCGCGTCGGACGAGCTGGTCGGCGCTGCGGAGCGCCGGCTGGCGCCGCTGCGTGGTCAGCAGATGTCGATGGTGTTCCAGGAGCCCATGACGGCGCTCAACCCGACGATGCGCGTCGGCGACCAGGTCGCCGAGGCCATGCTGCTGCACCGAACCCGCCCTGACCGCAAGGCCGCTCGCGCCGCTGCCGTCGAGCTGCTCGACGACGTGGGGCTGCCGTCGCCTGCGGAGGCGGCACGCTCGTACCCCCACCAGCTCTCCGGCGGGCAGCGCCAGCGCGTCGTCACCGCCATCGCGCTCGCCAACGATCCGGCCCTGCTGATCTGTGACGAGCCGACCACCGCTCTCGACGTCACGGTTCAAGCGCTCGTGCTCGACCTGATCACGCGCGGTGTTGCGGCGCGTGACGCGGCGATGCTGTTCATCACGCACGACCTCGGCGTGGTCGCGACCGTGTGCGACCGGGTGCTCGTGATGTACGGCGGGCGCATCGTCGAGGCGGGCCCGGTGCGCGAGGTGTTCCATCGACCTCAGCACCGCTACACCGCAGGCCTGCTCGCGGCGTCCGACCTCGCTGTCGATCGCGACGGTCGGTTGCTCACGATCCCCGGGTCGGTGCCGCAGGCGGGCGCGTTCCCGGCAGGCTGTGTCTTCCGAAGTCGTTGTGCCGCAGCCGATTCCGCGTGCGAAACGTTGCCGGCATGGGTGGGCGCCGACCCCGAGTGTGGCCATGCGTGTGTGCACCCCGTCGGAGGTGAGGTCGCGTGA
- a CDS encoding ABC transporter permease gives MRRLNPSLVVGGALVALVVLIALVSFVWTPYDPGLVVPQDRLAGPSGDHWLGADRLGRDVLSQIMAGARTTLLVGIVSVGVAALIGVPFGLVAAMSWRWLGELLMRVSDFVLAFPALLLAIMMRAVYGSSVVTAMIAIGISTVPAFARVVRSGALQVMSTEYVVAARAAGRRPFAIGLRHVLPNVMSLVIVQASVSFAIAILAEAALSFIGVGAPPDVASWGRMLQENQSILSQVPRLAIVPGAAIALAVLGFNLFGDGLRDMLDPRLQQRETVVKP, from the coding sequence ATGAGACGCCTCAACCCCAGCCTCGTCGTCGGCGGCGCCCTCGTGGCGCTCGTCGTCCTGATCGCGCTGGTGTCGTTCGTCTGGACGCCGTACGACCCCGGTCTCGTGGTCCCGCAGGACCGCTTGGCCGGGCCGTCGGGCGACCACTGGCTCGGCGCCGACCGGCTCGGCCGTGACGTGCTGTCGCAGATCATGGCCGGGGCGCGTACGACCTTGCTCGTCGGCATCGTGTCGGTCGGGGTCGCCGCGCTGATCGGCGTACCCTTCGGCCTGGTCGCGGCCATGAGCTGGCGCTGGCTGGGCGAGCTGCTGATGCGGGTCAGCGACTTCGTGCTCGCGTTCCCGGCGCTGCTGCTCGCGATCATGATGCGCGCGGTCTACGGCTCCAGTGTCGTCACGGCGATGATCGCGATCGGCATCTCGACCGTGCCGGCGTTCGCGCGCGTGGTGCGCAGCGGCGCCCTCCAGGTGATGTCGACCGAGTACGTCGTCGCGGCCCGCGCGGCGGGGCGGCGCCCGTTCGCGATCGGCCTGCGGCACGTGCTGCCCAACGTCATGAGCCTGGTGATCGTGCAGGCGTCGGTGTCGTTCGCCATCGCGATCCTCGCCGAGGCGGCGTTGTCGTTCATCGGCGTCGGAGCGCCGCCCGACGTCGCGTCGTGGGGGCGCATGCTCCAGGAGAACCAGTCGATCCTGTCCCAGGTGCCGCGTCTCGCGATCGTCCCCGGCGCCGCAATCGCCCTGGCCGTGCTGGGTTTCAACCTGTTCGGTGACGGGCTTCGCGACATGCTCGATCCACGGCTGCAGCAGCGTGAGACGGTGGTGAAGCCATGA
- a CDS encoding ABC transporter permease, protein MILRILTRLAVLVASLAVSSVVVFAFMAVLPGSPARVALGVGASDQAVAELEHRYGLDRPKVTQYLDWVGGLLHFDLGTSYVSQAQIAPQVADRLQVTLWLVVTSMVLALLIALPLGVLMAVRHRQVSGVVLSALSQVGVAVPAFLAGLLLVALFAVRLGWLPANGWTPPAEDPAMFLKQLVLPVVSLGVVQGAVLARYVRSAVLDVMREDYIRKARAKGLRPMRALVRHGLRNAAIPVVTVLGLQLSTLLVGAVVIERVFVIPGLGSGLLDAVGQRDLLLVQDIVMLLVAAVLVVNFVVDLLYLVIDPRLRSAR, encoded by the coding sequence ATGATCCTGCGCATCCTGACCCGGCTCGCCGTGCTGGTCGCGAGCCTCGCGGTCAGCTCGGTCGTGGTCTTCGCGTTCATGGCCGTCCTGCCCGGCAGCCCGGCCCGGGTCGCGCTCGGCGTCGGCGCGTCCGATCAGGCGGTTGCCGAGCTCGAGCACCGCTACGGCCTCGACCGCCCCAAGGTCACGCAGTACCTCGACTGGGTCGGTGGGCTGCTGCACTTCGACCTGGGCACGTCGTACGTCTCGCAGGCGCAGATCGCGCCGCAGGTGGCCGACCGGCTGCAGGTCACGCTCTGGCTGGTGGTCACCTCGATGGTCCTGGCGCTGCTGATCGCCCTGCCGCTCGGTGTGCTGATGGCCGTACGCCATCGCCAGGTCTCCGGCGTGGTGCTGTCGGCGTTGTCGCAGGTCGGGGTCGCGGTGCCTGCCTTCCTCGCAGGTCTGCTGCTGGTCGCGCTGTTCGCCGTACGCCTCGGGTGGCTGCCCGCCAACGGCTGGACGCCGCCCGCCGAGGACCCCGCGATGTTCCTCAAGCAGCTCGTCCTTCCGGTCGTGTCGCTCGGTGTCGTGCAGGGCGCGGTGCTCGCGCGCTACGTCCGTTCGGCCGTGCTCGACGTGATGCGTGAGGACTACATCCGCAAGGCGCGGGCCAAGGGGCTGCGGCCCATGCGTGCGCTGGTCCGCCACGGGCTGCGCAACGCCGCGATCCCGGTCGTGACGGTGCTGGGCCTGCAGCTGTCGACGCTGCTCGTCGGCGCGGTCGTGATCGAGCGGGTGTTCGTGATCCCCGGCCTCGGGTCCGGCCTGCTCGACGCCGTCGGCCAGCGCGACCTGCTCCTCGTGCAGGACATCGTGATGCTGCTCGTCGCTGCGGTGCTCGTCGTCAACTTCGTGGTCGACCTGCTCTACCTCGTCATCGACCCACGGCTGAGGAGTGCTCGATGA